The following DNA comes from Hahella chejuensis KCTC 2396.
GTACTAACAAGGTTTTTCCATCATGTTCGAAAAAAGCAACGGGGAAGTCCGCTTCTTCCATATGGTAGTCGCCAGCGTCAAGCTGCATGAGGACCTCGCCAGAGCTGAGGTTCAGCACTAAGCCTTTATTGGAAGAGCCTTCGTCTGCATGCCGGTATAGCAAAGAGGTGATGGCCAGAAACTGATTGTCAGGACTGATCTTCAGGGTAATTGCCCCAGCGGGATGGATCTGCTCAACAGGTAAGGTTGCGACCTGGACGGATTCGCCATTCTGGAGATTCACACGCCACAGTCCGCCATCATCGGTGAAAAGCATGGCGTCCGTGGGATGGCTCTTTAATGGTTCAAGGGCGAGAAGGCGGCGCTTGCTCAGTAAGTCGAGATGAATTTCCCGCCGGGTAAAATGGAATTCTTTCGGTTCCCTTTTGATTTCCAGCATGCCGGCTATCGACCAATAACAATCGGCGTCCGCGGCGGCAAAACAGTCATCGCACCAATAGCAGCGGTTGAAGCTTTCTGCTTTAGCGCACTCCGAACAAAGATACTCCGCTTGCTCTCCAACTCCGATAAAGCGCTTAACGCCATTTTGAACAGACTTGTCGAAAACATGAGGGCAGACGCAAATGTGTGGGTTGGCGTGGGAACAGTGTTGAGTTGTCATTGTCATCCTTTGAGCAGACTGCTTTTAGGCAAGAATAAACCAGGCTATCGGGTTTGACTGGTGCGCCTGATGCGAATGGCGTTAGTCTGGGTAAGCTAGCGGCTTGATCGACTGGAGTCAATCGCCCTTGAGAGAAGGGCGATTGAGTTTACATCAGGCGGCGCCATGAGCTTCCGGGTTATTCAGGCGTATCGTTATCTCATGCAGGCGCGACCAGCTCTGTAATGTCGTCGGCAGTGAGACTGCCGCGTCTCCAAACTGCCAGGAATAGGTGACAATGGAGAACAGGGCGCCTGTGGTTATGCCGACATAGCCGCTACAGAGCCAAAGATTGAGCACAACGAAGGCGGTGATCAGCAAAAAAATCAGGCCGTAGACGATGGACTCCGCATCGGACAGGCGCACCTGCCAATGACGTATGGCGTGCAGATGCTTCAGCAACTGTCCCGGCTGGCGGGCGCTTAATATGCTGACTTGGCGCTCCATCTGCGAGTTAAGGCCGCCATTGAGTCGGAAAAAACGCTGATGGAAACACAGGTAGATCGTCAGCATGGCGACCAATAGCCCAAGGGAGCTCATCGCCAGGTCCATTGAGAAGGACGACAGAATCAT
Coding sequences within:
- a CDS encoding WD40 repeat domain-containing protein yields the protein MTTQHCSHANPHICVCPHVFDKSVQNGVKRFIGVGEQAEYLCSECAKAESFNRCYWCDDCFAAADADCYWSIAGMLEIKREPKEFHFTRREIHLDLLSKRRLLALEPLKSHPTDAMLFTDDGGLWRVNLQNGESVQVATLPVEQIHPAGAITLKISPDNQFLAITSLLYRHADEGSSNKGLVLNLSSGEVLMQLDAGDYHMEEADFPVAFFEHDGKTLLVRATDWNQLDIFDPRTGECLTQRHSDTPPEHDEDATFMSEWSGALAISPNGQRIATIGWVWHPVGVAYSWDLQHWLNHNAWEPDIGESKVMYASWDYFWSSPFFWIDEDRICIWGCQDLHTDYDVPLASAAIFDAKSGDQIKWFAGPTMNAFYYDQYLFSTTEKGDAITIWDLESGALLYEYPCDLPVNYLPGSREFVCNEGDGVLGLYGWSL
- a CDS encoding ABC transporter six-transmembrane domain-containing protein, coding for MNVIPEIGLRRILKEFRWRVGLTWLLVFLEYALDAAIPLLIGLAIDDMLSGGSTQLAWLVCAFVLITAIAVLRRFYDTRAYSKIRVKLGSELDQRQQALSVSIRNARLQMATELVDFIEKDTPELFAAVITLVASAMILSSFSMDLAMSSLGLLVAMLTIYLCFHQRFFRLNGGLNSQMERQVSILSARQPGQLLKHLHAIRHWQVRLSDAESIVYGLIFLLITAFVVLNLWLCSGYVGITTGALFSIVTYSWQFGDAAVSLPTTLQSWSRLHEITIRLNNPEAHGAA